Part of the Bubalus bubalis isolate 160015118507 breed Murrah chromosome 9, NDDB_SH_1, whole genome shotgun sequence genome is shown below.
CTTATAATAGTGACTTGGGCTTCTGATCTAACATAGTACAAAATAGTACTTATCCAAAAATAGTACAATTGATTTCATTGAGCCTGTTAGCTATAAGGTTTAGCATGTAGTCTTTGTATTCCAGCTTCCATAGGTCTGAAATATAGTACAATGAATAACTTCAGGAATCTTTCTGTAGTGGCTATGTTTGCTTCATTTCTAgtgtttgcatttaaaattttatctattatCTCTGTTTAGAGAAAAGCATGGTACATAAAAACATTTGCTTCACCAGTTGAAACAAAACACttgttacttttactttttaatattatgtttcAGTGTTCTATAAACACAACAGATATttcaataatattataaaaagttATATAGATTTGGAAATGAGGTCAAATTTTAGGCTGAAGAGGATGTGTGGTTAATCATGTACTTTGATATTCAACTCTGTAGAAAATAAACCTTTATATATGAGAATTATAAGGATAAATTTTGCTTTTGAGAATGAGacatatttatctttaaatataaaacaacaaaaagcactgacacagagaaagcaatatatatatttatctttggtAGAATTAAATAAAGCCAAAGAGAtcaattccattttaatttcagcaTGTAAATCTATATTTAAATGACATCTTTATTATACTTagcttataaatatataaatgtctaATTTTAAATTTGCGTAgtcaatatttattaattatataactAATGGAAATTTAAGATCAAGTTAATGTAATTTTCATTTAGAGTTAAAACATTATAAACATAAACAAGTTAAAAGATTTTTATGCTTGCTTTAAGATAATGTAACATAGTATTACAAAGAAATACTCATTTTGAATAAATTGTGCTCTGTATGGATAATTCCAGGCTTAAAAATCTGCTCTTCATCCCAGATAAGAGTTTGCTCATAAAATGGTAACATTGGGTTATAGTCCAAATAATATAGTAAATGTCCATGAATCCATATATaaagaaatgagtaaaatataaatgtagGAGAAGTGACAAGCATTCTTTAAAGAATTTCAGTTAATTAGTGTAAAAGGAATCAGAAATTCACCATTCACTGCCACAGTTATTAATTGCCACAGGAAACAGCCAGTAATGGATACTAAAATTAGTGGGCAAAAgttaaagcagaaacattatatTTGCATTGTAGTTTCTAAGTATCTCTCCCCATATTAATTACAAGAGGAAAAATAGTAACATTATAGTAAATAAACTTGACAGATATTATCTTAACCAAGTGCTCAAGATTGATATCActttaacactactgaactatatacttaaaaatggtcaaTATTctaccacagtaaaaaaaaatattaacattaccAGATAAGACATTTTGACATCATGTACCCCCTGATATGATGGATTGAGAAGGTCACAGTATCATTTCTGTAATATTCTTCCCAGTAATGCAGAACAATCTAATtatgagaaaacaaagacaatGTCAAGTTGAGGGACATACTTGTTAACAATAAGCTTGTTGTGGTAATcatatgctgtataccttaaacagtgctatgtcaattatacctcaatgtaACTGGAAGAAATCGAGAGACATTTTACAATAACTGACCATTACTCTTCAAAAGtctcaaggtcatgaaagacaaaagGTTAAGGGACGATGGTGAATGGTAGAAACTAAATTCATTGTGAGATCCTATATTGgatcctttaaaagaaaaaggacagtaGGGTAAAATCTGAATAACATTTGTAGTTTAGTTTATAGAATTgtaccaatgttaatttcttaattttgttgacTGTGCTATGGTTATATGGGAAGCCAGGTGAAGAGTATATGATAACTCTATACTATTCTTGCAGTTTTATGAGTCTAAAATTATCTCATAAGGAatttaaatccttttaaaaaacttttgttgTAACTCGAAATTTCCAGTAGAAATGTAGATTTATACGCATTTCAAAGTTAAATAGGTAATTGAAGCTATTTGCCCAAACTAGAGGTATTGCTCTACCCTTGGAATACCAGGTACAAAtattgtgcttgtgtgtgtgtaacataCCCTTTGTGGGTCTGCGTTTACACATTATGTAAAATAAGGTACATAACTAAAGACTCATTAAAGCAAACTCTTAAACAGTTAAGGCACAATTGGTAATTGTATCCTTGAAATGTTAATAtttcaatttcagttttttaagtttAGAATGAGAGAACTTAAAATAGCTTATAGATTGAATTTGATTCCCTACTCCATTTTATGAATGATATTCTAGGAACTACCTTTTTCTTAGTCTCCATGTATGTCATCACATCAGCATGCTCAGAGGGAAAAATGGCTTAAGATCAACTCTGAAAATAGgtgaaaatctttctttttttaaggccaCTTAATTGGTATTAatgaattctttttcctttaatatcttcTGTAGATCTACTTGTAGTCTGTTTTTTTTCTCATCCACTTTTCATTCTCGACATTCATAAAGAGACGTAAGACTTGCCTAAGGCTCCCCAACAACCATTAAGAAATCTAACTTAATTTTAGCAAACATTCCTGAACTGAATCTCTTTAGCCTTATATCTGTCTTTATATTTGCAAATAAGGCaaatcctttttcttcttctttatcctTCCTCCCATCTAGTTATCTATTGAGGACCACCATTCACCAGACATTTGCATGATTGTGAATGGTGGTATAAGACATTGATTCAGAAATGATCTCTACTCATCAAGGGACAAAAATCTAGAAATTTCTGAATAATGATAAACTATATTTCTACTTCTCAACCTGACTGCTTTCTGATACATCAAAACTAGAAGCTAGTTCTCTTCCCCTAAGCATGTGTAACTTTCTAATAGAAAATAACTTAAAGGCAAAATAACACAGTATCTCTATGGAACTAAGTGTTTCCAGAGCCAGAACTAGTGAACttccacaggagacatgggtaatGGTTACATATAGTCATCAGATACTTGGGCATGGCCCTCTGACCCCCTAGGCCTGTTCCTATCAGAATCTGGTGGTAATCTGGAACTGGCCTCTGTTTTTGCCTCTCCATTTCCGTGGGGGAAAGGGAAGTTGGGCATAAAGCGCTTAAGAAACCGGAACTCACTATTGCTAGTGCCAGTGGCTGAGCACATCTCATAGGGACAAGGCTGCAATACTGGTCCACTGGCTCCTCCTTGTACCAGGTTGTTAGAGAAATTGCAGTCATCATAGAAATGCTCTTGAATTGTGAACTTTTCTCTGTGTTTAATCTTCTGGCAGATATGTATAATGAAGATCACTGtgacagagaggagaaagagaaaggaaagcacaGCCAGAGAAATGACTAAATATTTAGTGGATGGATTTACCGTTGTAGGATGCTTAAATGTATCCCGAAACTGCAGATAGGGCTCAGAAAAGCCATCTACCAGGAGAATGTTAAGTGAGGCGGTCGTAGAAAGAGCTGGTTGGCCATGATCCTGAACAAGGATGACCAGTTTCTGCATCATGGGATCTCTCTCAGATACCTGCCGCAATGTACGGATTTCCCCATTTTGTTGCTGAACAGAGAATAACCCAAGGTCAGTGGCTTTAAATAGATGATATGAAAGCCAAGAATTCTGACCCGAGTCACCATCCACTGCCACCACCTTGGTCACCAGGTAGCCTGCCTCTGCCGACCTGGGCACCAGGTCATTGCAGGGCAAAGTGCCATTTTGCAATGGGTACAGGATCATTGGACGGTTATCATTGTCATCCAGGACAACCACTCTGACAGTAACCTGGCTACTCAGTGACAGGAAGCCCCCATCAGTTGCCTTTACCACAAACTGAAAATGTTGAATGGCCTCATAATCCATCGTTCTCAGTGCATAGAGTTTCCCATTGTCTGAATTTATGGAGATGTAAGCAAAGACTGATAGATCTCCACTTTTTGGAGGCAACAGGGAATACGTTACTTTGGCATTCTCACCCAAATCTAGATCCTCAGCAAGGACTTTGCCAATAAAAACTGCAGGGCTGTTGTTTTCTCTAACAGTCAAGATGTAGGAATCTTCTTGAAATACTGGGGGGTTGTCATTAATGTCTGATATTAGCACCTCTATCACAGTCTCCGAGGACAGAGTGGGTGGTCCAGTATCTATGGCAACAAGGGTGATATTATAGCCAGAGACCGCCTCCCGATCCAAGCCTCTGTCAGTGACCAGTGAGTAGGAGTTCCGGAATGTAGGTTTGACTGCAAAGGGAAAGTCTTCTTTGACGAAGCAGGTGATTTTTCCTCCCACTCGAATGTCCCGGTCTCGGATAGAGAAAAGGGCCACGACAGTCTGTAGTGGAGAGTCCTCAGGGAGAGGGCTGGATACAGAGGAGACTGTAACTTCAGGAGGATTGTCATTAACATCCACCACTTCCACCAGGACTTTGCTGTGGGCAGAGAGGCCTCCTCCATCGGTAGCTTGAATGTCAATGTCGTATGTTTCAATCGCTTCAAAATCTAGGGGCCCTCTTAGTCGAACCTCTCCAGTTTCAGAGTGAATCTGAAATGTCTGGAGAATTACTTCTGGGTTTTGAGCTAAAGAGTAAGTTATCTCTTTGTTGGAGCCCTCGTCCAGGTCTGTAGCAGTCACCGTAGCCACCAGGGAACCGTTGGCGCTATTTTCCGGTACCTGAGCGCGGTACACCAGTCGAGAGAATTGGGGCACGTGATCATTGACATCCAGAACCTCCACCCGGATGTGGGCGGTGCCAGACTTGGGTGGAGACCCTCCGTCCACAGCTGTGATTGTCATGTTGACTTCCGGCTGCTCCTCTCTATCCAGGGATTTATCCAGCACTAGTTCGGCATATTTGGGCCCGTTGCTGCGGAAGCGGGTGTGCAGGTGGAAATACGCATTGGCGCTTAGGGTGTAGTTTTGGAGACCGTTGAGGCCGACGTCCAGATCCTGGGCGCTCTGCAGAGGAAACCGTGAACCCAGGGGGGTGCTCTCCGGAATCCTTAAAAGAGGCTCCTTGTTTAGGAAAACCGGGGCATTGTCATTGATATCAAATACCCTGACCTCCACGCGAAAGGACTGCAGTGGCTCCACCAGGACTACTTCAAAGTGCAGAACGCATGGGTCGGCTTTGCCACAGAGTGACTCCCGATCCAGTTTCTCCTTCACGAACAGATCCCCTGTTTTGCGGTGGAGCCGGAAATGCAGTTTATTGCCCTCGGAAACGAGCCGTGCCCCGCGCACAGCCAGCTTCCCTACCTCCAGCCCCAGGTCCTTAGCCACATTAGCTACAAATGAACCGCTCTCCATCTCCTCTGCCACCGAATAGCGAATGGTTGCTGCACCCCCCACAGATAAGcacagaaaaaggagaagagtTTCCACTTGCCTGCTTTGCAGGAGTTTTCTGCATGCAGTCGCCATTCCTTTCTCAGAAGCGCACTCAGCAGCAGCTGCCACCTGTTGCGGGTACACTTTAAACTTCTCTGCCAACAGGTTCCGGTAACAGCTGCCCTCGGCTTTGCTAGCCTCTAACCGCAGCACCTCCAAAGGCTAACCGAACTGGGTGAGCTGTTTtgaacttggaagaaaaattacgTTGAGCGACTCAACTCCCCAGTCCCCAGTCTATCGAATGTATTAATAGATATGTTCTCATTCTGGAAAATTAGGTAGAGGTTGAAATTTGTTGCCAAAGCAACAGCAAactcatctttcatttccctttcagggggaaaaaaaaaaaaaagcccttgggAATGGAGAAGCCAATGAGGATACTCGTTAAGCGAGCTTAAGGCTGAAGTCATCCTATCTGTCAGCCGGCTGGGGATGCTGCAGCGAACAGCGAGGTGTTAAGGTACTGGGCACACCCCACACACTGCGCCTGGAGACCAAGGGAAAGGCAGAAAGATCCCGAAGAGTCTTCTGAAGCCTGAAccagctgggtgggggtgggggcttggaGGAAATGATCAGTAGGTAAAGAAAAGAGGACAGACAGACATCATCCTTCAGGAAACTGGGGTCCAGTAGGTACATTGGATAGGGCAGCTATTCAACTTGCCTCATGATATGCATAAATCCATTCTTTTCCCTGGAATCCTCAAATGCTCAAATCCTGAAAAACCAGCAACTGGTTTGTTACTCATGATTATGATGGAATTAGTACTTATTGGGTATATTTCTATATACTGGTATGTGTTAAGTAATTCACATGCATTATCTGATTTAACCCTTGCATCAACAACTCTATAGGGTACACAtttcctttttacagatgaaattgAGAGGTTATGTTATTCCCCTAGGGCCCTTTACCTAGTAAATATGagataataaagttttattaatttattaagatAATTTAGTTTTGTCTGACACAATTCATGCTCATAGTTAGTATGTAAATCTGCTTCCCAAATAATATAGTAGATAAACGAAGTGAAGACAAATGTTTGGCTTTAGATTTTAGAGGAAATTAAATAATAGACTACTTAACATATATTGAAAATGGCCCAATAGAAATTGTGCAAGGTATTTGTTCAGAGTTTCTTTAATAGTCATCATAGAATGTTTAAAAATGCACCTCAGAAAAATTAGGtccatctccccaccccctttttaaaaatatttatttgattgcatcgggtcttagttacAGGATTCAAacgcttagttgcagcatgtggaatctagttccctgaccagggatctaacctcggcccccctgcgttgggagcactgagtctgaggcactggaccaccatgtAAGTCCCTCccctttttttaaatagatgaaaaaCTAAGTCCCAAATGCTTAAATCACTTGCCCAGTCCATACAGCTACTCCTAGCAATATAAGAACTAGAACCTGTCTTCTGACACTGTCTGATGCTCGTTACTCCctttgtgaaaaacaaaaacaactatatatagtgtatagaatgttaaaaaaaagtgcaGTAGGTTATCTTCAGAATCTGGTCTCTTTTCATTGATACTTAGTTTAGGACTTGTGGTATTTAATTGTGTGAAAGGTGATTTGGGGGTGGTTTGAAGTAGGACTATGTTAAATATCAACAAATGTAGACTTAGGTAAGGAGAAGCTGCTTTAAAAGACCATTGCAATAACAGAACTCACTCTTCACAAAATTTGCAAATGTCTCAAGcagaagaagaacaaagttttttaaaattaggagtAACTCAAAGAATTTTATTGTTGGATATATTAATAATTCTcatgcagaaagtgaaaaaaatgggaGGAGGCTAAAACTGTAGTTGGTAATTCATATTAGCCAGGATAGAGAAATACTTGGTCATGTTTGTGGATTGGAAAATGTACCTTTATGCCTATTTGTGGcatcttcttatttttctcttaatccGTCACCATCACAGAGTAGCCATGTCTAATATTGTTGTTCTGTGAACCTGTTTTTGTTCAACATGAGAACAACACAGCCTGGCTCTGAGTATCAGGCTAGCTCCTAACTGTCACAGactgctttttgtctttttcagcaTGAATACAGCAAAAACTCATTTACTCATTCTATTGTTCCATTGTTCATAGAAGTTTGTCATCATACATGTCACTTTGTACACAAGTGTATACATTTGAAGGAGGGGGCAGATACCTAGAAGTGGCATTGGTGTCACAGGGTTTGCTCTCTTCAGCTTTATCCGATACTGCCAAGCTGCTTTCTAAGAACTTGTACCAATTACACCTTCATCAGCAGGATAACTTCCAGTTATTCTACTTATTACCAATACTTGTCATTACTAATCttaaattttaaccatttttgctATCTCATTGTAggcttaatttgcatttctgattaTTAATTAGTGATGTAGTAGGGCactatttaagaatatttttggtTATCTGGATAACCTTTGGTTGGGGTAGGGTTGTTCAGTtctcttgcccattttttttaCATGGATTGTCTTTTTCCTATTGATTTGTTGTAGTTCTTCCTATGTTCTAACTatgagtcctgctgctgctgctaagtcgcttcagtcatgtctgactctgtgcgacgccatagatggcagcccaccaggctcccctgtccctgggattctccaggcaagaacactggagtgggttgccatttccttctccaatgcatgaaagtgaaaagtgaaagtgaagtcgctcagtcatgtccgactcttagcaacctcatggactgcagcctaccaggctcctccatccatgggattttccaggcaatagtactggagtgggttgccattgccttctctgatgagtCCTGAGTATCtctttataattaagaaaaaggaCATGCTTATCTTTAGTtgatatagtttatttttatatttaatatatagctATAGAGTTTTTATTGAAAAGGGAGGTATTTCTCCCAATGATTAACTCATTAACCAGAAGCTTATTGCATCCtaagaagtctttttttaaaaattaagatataattgatacAACATTAtgagtttaaggtatacaacttGATTCATATATATTGCTAAATGGTCAGCATGGTACgtctagttaacattcatcaccacacatagttaaaagttctcatcacaataaagaacaaacttacaagaccttttctcttagcagttttcaaatatacaattcagtgttattaactatagtcaccaccTAGGAATCTTAATACAGTCAATTTCTAAGTAACTCATTCAAgactcataaattttaaaaatacattcttacAACTTGAAATACAGGAATATGCTGCTCTTTAATTGGATTCCTCTGAATCTTAATTTGTTTAGTTAGTTCCCAGggtatgtattaatatttgcttGATGGGATTAAATTACAAACTACTTACTTTCTCCTCTGAAAAACTTTGGACCCTTTAAACATTGTggtatttttttaaggaagtttttATTCTTTCCGGTGAAGGTAAAATTAGGACCAGATAAATCTACAGCCTACTAGGCTGTAATGTAGGGTCTTTAATCAAAGTCTAGTTACTGGAAAGAGGGGCAAAGTACAGCTAGTAAAATATCATGATGTTTTGggagaataaaaaatacattccAAAACTGTAGCTAAGTACTAactcttaaacttttaaaaaaatcttattttgaaataatttaaacctACAGAAGAGTTGTCTATAATTTGGTTTGACCAAATTTTAGTTAGACTTCTCTTCTCCTGCTTGGCCCCTGAACTTTAACTCATCTCCAAACTCAAGTCCTGAAATACAGACATCCCCTCCTTAATGGTTCATTCAGAGAATTGATCAACCATAGAGGGAAAAATACTCCTGTTCGAACACCATGATTATACCGTCTGCTTGCTGTATCCCCTTGCCATACTCCCACACAAAGTTACTGTTAGCCCTGCCTACCtctcccttcccaggtggcttagatggtaaagaatctgcctgcaatgcaggagacctgagtttgatccctgggtcaggaagatcccctggagaaggaaatggctacccactccagtgttcttgcctggagcattctatggatagaggagcctggcgggctatagtacatggggtcaaaaagagttggacatgactgagtgactaacatatacacacacctcttcctaattttattttttaaaaacctttttttttctgtttgagacATTTGCAGATTTTGTGATCAGTGAGTTCTGGTATTACAATAGTCTTTTAAAACAACTTCTCCTTACCTAAGTCCAGACTTGTTGATATTTGACATAATAAGCAATAATAAGTAACCATCTAGATTCACCAATTTAGCTCCATTTGTTCActttctctcatatatatatatacatatgtctatatatattacatacatcaTATATTATATACCCTCTATTTTCTTTCGTATATACtccataagtttaaaaaaaaactttcttagcacattttaaaacactgagtTCACACCTGAAGTTTTAGACTTTGTTATTTTAGGGTTAtccttttattgtttattttcacgCATTTTAGGTTTCTTATTCCATTTGGCAGGAACAAGAGGCTTTAAGGGTATAGACATCTATCTTAGGCAGCTCAACTTACTGCAGCTGCTTTTGATCTACCATCTGTTGCTTTAAATGACAGTACCCCTTATGGGTTACCATGTGTATGTACGTATAATGTTTCTGTCTTCCACAGTAACATAAGAAGCTTTAATATAAACCAATACCATTTATATTCCAGATTTATATTACATTCCAGATTTATATTACATTCTTACTTTAAACAAATGGCTTTCATACCCATGTTGACTCTGGTAGGAAAGGTTATAGGTCTCTTTCCATGAAATCTGACAGGTGTTTGAGAAACTTCCCATTTTAACCAAATGGAGTCTAGATTAGAATGTTAATTCTTCTCTTAAACTCTGACCAATTTATCTCCTTTATCAATGAAGATAATTCAAGTAATTTTCCCCACACTTAATacctaaatttttattgaaatcagtatttttaaaaagtgttttatgtCTTAAAACACATGATACCTGTATTTTCTGTGTTAAGATCCATAGAAGagtaaatgagaaaacataacAATACTAAATATTAAGTGGGTTGGCTGACAAAGCCAAGTGTGCCTCTTGGATAGTTCTTTTTCTGAGGTTGCcaagtttaagaaagaaattcatttttacttAGTTTGCTAGAAGTGACTATACACTGTAACCCACAGATCATATAGTAAGCCTCTGGTTATAAAGCAGTGACTTGTTTCAGAATTATGGGGAGAGTGATATGAAATTAATAAGGAAGAAGAGGTTACcatcaaaaacatagaaattttAAAGTCAGTTGGGATTTTGACATTACAGCCTCTTAAAAAGTACCCACCTTTTCatagtatttttataaatataacattTGAAAGAAGCATACCATTAACTTCTTTCTCCTGCTTTATTCTCattatgaaaagaatatttaCTCAGCAACCTGATTGGTTTCAGGGACTCCACATCTAAAGTTAAATGTACAAATTTCACAGTGACTGTAAAAGTACacagagtgaaaatatacaggGTAAACATAAGCATACCATAACTTTCCTATATTGCCAACTCTGATAGTTTATATACTAGTcctggaagaaaataagaaatatgagTTTTTCTTCTAGAATTCTTATGACCTCTTAACCACTTCCTAGTTATaattacagttgtttttttttccttccagaaacTGAAATCAGAGCAGTACTCTTGGCTAAACTTTCTTCAACGTATTTGGCTAATGCAGCTTCCAAAGCATTTCTTTCTGTAAAATGTACTCGGGGAATACTTTAGTAACTATTTCTAAATGTCTGTAAAAACAGATACTTTTCTAATAGCAAGATATACTGAAAGAAATGATTGggaaattttaaacatatttgcaaattatttggGAGATGGTAGAAGTGGGAGATCACTCTCGGAATTCTCAATTCTCCTATACttctgtgacttttaaaaatagccaGATCTCCCCCAAATCACTTCCTGAGGTTCAATATTCCAAAACCTTTAGGGTCTCAATCCAAAGTCCTTTTTGAACTTCATCAAAAGCATTTTCCTTATTTACCACCAGATGGCAGATGGAGCCACTTTTTGGAGAGCGAACTTGACCCCGCCCTACCGGAAGTTGTCATGCAAAGGAACCCTCTCTGGCCACGCCTAGAGTTCAGCACCATTGACGCGGACAGCGACACCGCCCAGTTTAGTCCCATGACTCGCTGCAGAGATTTTCACCTGACAAAGGAATTGGCCAATCCCAACTGCTTCCAAAGGCTGCATGACTGACTAATTTACAATGCCTGATATGGAGGGGGAAAACTCTTGATTTGGGACATAAAGGCTGGCAGAGGAAGctgttaattttaaataatattttataatgcaaAACCCTGGGTTTTCCTTCTCACTGCCCATCAGATTCTAAGTGCATTCTTGTAAATTCTGTCTTGCTGTGCAAGAGACAGTAGATTAACCAACCTTGGTGTGTTGGTTTATTCCGACACAACGCGTAAGACAACGAAGGCGGTACAAAAGTCCGTGTGAGTTATGGCGGCCAATCCCTTTTCTTGCACAAAGCTGCCTGTcagcttttctaagaatctggCATGGGGACAGACTGCTCTTTCTGCACGGTTTTCTAGTTAGTCTCAAGAACCCAAAAAGCAGCTCTTTTTCTTCACATGAAATTACTATTTT
Proteins encoded:
- the PCDHB1 gene encoding protocadherin beta-1, which gives rise to MATACRKLLQSRQVETLLLFLCLSVGGAATIRYSVAEEMESGSFVANVAKDLGLEVGKLAVRGARLVSEGNKLHFRLHRKTGDLFVKEKLDRESLCGKADPCVLHFEVVLVEPLQSFRVEVRVFDINDNAPVFLNKEPLLRIPESTPLGSRFPLQSAQDLDVGLNGLQNYTLSANAYFHLHTRFRSNGPKYAELVLDKSLDREEQPEVNMTITAVDGGSPPKSGTAHIRVEVLDVNDHVPQFSRLVYRAQVPENSANGSLVATVTATDLDEGSNKEITYSLAQNPEVILQTFQIHSETGEVRLRGPLDFEAIETYDIDIQATDGGGLSAHSKVLVEVVDVNDNPPEVTVSSVSSPLPEDSPLQTVVALFSIRDRDIRVGGKITCFVKEDFPFAVKPTFRNSYSLVTDRGLDREAVSGYNITLVAIDTGPPTLSSETVIEVLISDINDNPPVFQEDSYILTVRENNSPAVFIGKVLAEDLDLGENAKVTYSLLPPKSGDLSVFAYISINSDNGKLYALRTMDYEAIQHFQFVVKATDGGFLSLSSQVTVRVVVLDDNDNRPMILYPLQNGTLPCNDLVPRSAEAGYLVTKVVAVDGDSGQNSWLSYHLFKATDLGLFSVQQQNGEIRTLRQVSERDPMMQKLVILVQDHGQPALSTTASLNILLVDGFSEPYLQFRDTFKHPTTVNPSTKYLVISLAVLSFLFLLSVTVIFIIHICQKIKHREKFTIQEHFYDDCNFSNNLVQGGASGPVLQPCPYEMCSATGTSNSEFRFLKRFMPNFPFPHGNGEAKTEASSRLPPDSDRNRPRGSEGHAQVSDDYM